Proteins encoded within one genomic window of Pigmentiphaga sp. H8:
- a CDS encoding tripartite tricarboxylate transporter substrate binding protein encodes MKAIAVVAAVLGLATAVPACAAGYPDKPIKMLVGFLPGGGTDVTARLLATKLSEKLGQSVIVENRPGAGGMIATAAVARSAPDGYTMLMASAADAAQHLMHKDLSYDLLKDFAPVSLVVTVPFALVAKPTLPVENVAELIALARAHPGELRYASSGMGSAAHLSNELFNTMAKTRIVHIPYKGVAEGVTAVASNQIDMVFASFPSVMALAAAKKVKLLAVSTPYRTAVMPDLPTVGESGLPGYARYGWYGVVMPKNVPPEVVDRMNAAIVAVVGAPDVKQAFIKQGLEPKSTTREEFAGFLKDEVEQATELARASGLEAAR; translated from the coding sequence ATGAAAGCGATTGCCGTCGTAGCTGCCGTACTGGGACTTGCCACCGCCGTCCCCGCCTGTGCGGCGGGGTATCCCGACAAGCCGATCAAGATGCTCGTCGGCTTCCTGCCCGGAGGCGGCACCGACGTCACCGCCCGCCTGCTCGCCACCAAGCTGTCCGAGAAACTCGGACAGTCCGTCATCGTGGAGAACCGGCCCGGAGCGGGCGGGATGATCGCGACGGCCGCGGTCGCGCGTTCCGCGCCCGACGGCTACACCATGCTGATGGCGTCGGCGGCCGACGCCGCGCAACACCTGATGCACAAGGATCTTTCGTACGACCTGTTGAAGGACTTCGCGCCGGTCTCGCTGGTCGTCACCGTGCCGTTCGCGCTCGTCGCCAAGCCGACCCTGCCGGTCGAGAACGTGGCCGAGCTGATCGCACTGGCCCGCGCCCACCCCGGCGAGCTGCGCTACGCGTCGTCCGGCATGGGCAGCGCGGCGCACCTGTCCAATGAACTGTTCAACACCATGGCCAAGACCCGGATCGTGCACATCCCGTACAAGGGTGTCGCGGAAGGGGTCACGGCGGTCGCGTCCAACCAGATCGACATGGTGTTCGCCAGCTTTCCGTCCGTCATGGCGCTGGCCGCCGCCAAGAAGGTGAAGCTGCTGGCGGTCAGCACGCCGTACCGCACCGCCGTGATGCCCGACCTGCCCACCGTCGGGGAATCCGGCCTGCCGGGATACGCGCGCTACGGCTGGTATGGGGTCGTGATGCCGAAGAACGTGCCGCCCGAGGTCGTCGATCGCATGAACGCCGCCATCGTCGCGGTGGTCGGCGCGCCGGACGTCAAACAGGCGTTCATCAAGCAGGGGCTGGAGCCCAAGAGCACGACGCGCGAGGAGTTCGCGGGCTTCCTGAAGGACGAGGTCGAGCAGGCGACGGAACTGGCCCGCGCGTCGGGGCTGGAGGCCGCCCGCTAA
- a CDS encoding FAD-binding oxidoreductase, translated as MPTLMRALDELRAALGDEVVRAAADIPERHLRDWVVAAGPEDQPLALALPRTTDEVARLLACCARLRVPVVPQGGLTGLSGGATPVRGSVLVSLQRMQGIEETDAQAGTLTVLAGTPLQRVQEAADAAGWMFPLDIGARGSCSIGGNAATNAGGNRVLRYGMMRDLVLGLEAVLPDGTVVSSLNRMQKNNAGFDLKQLFIGSEGTLGVITRLVLRLAPRPASQNTALCALADYAAASRLLRLARTRLGPALSAFELMWPEFYELALAHAARQGRGAAPLAHGHGLYLLIESSGFEPEQDADQFTSLIEAAVEEGLVEDAALAQSLRDTQSFWELRESGSDFLPALGARVGFDISVPTAQIGDFVETCRERLRARWPSLRNIAFGHAGDGNVHFIVQVDDRPLPVHEIEETVYGCVQARGGSIAAEHGVGLHKRPFLHYSRSAAEIALMRTIKAAVDPLGIMNPGKVVARDGQPRASVS; from the coding sequence ATGCCGACACTGATGCGGGCGCTGGACGAACTGCGCGCGGCGTTGGGCGACGAGGTCGTCCGCGCCGCGGCCGACATCCCCGAGCGCCACCTGCGCGACTGGGTGGTGGCGGCGGGGCCCGAAGACCAGCCGCTGGCGCTGGCCTTGCCGCGCACGACCGACGAGGTCGCGCGCCTGCTGGCCTGCTGTGCCCGGCTGCGCGTACCCGTCGTGCCGCAGGGCGGCCTGACGGGCCTGTCGGGCGGCGCCACGCCGGTGCGCGGCAGCGTGCTGGTGTCGTTGCAGCGCATGCAGGGCATCGAGGAAACCGACGCCCAGGCCGGCACCCTGACCGTGCTGGCCGGCACACCCTTGCAGCGCGTGCAGGAGGCCGCCGACGCGGCCGGCTGGATGTTCCCGCTGGACATCGGCGCGCGCGGTTCGTGCAGCATAGGCGGCAACGCCGCCACCAACGCGGGCGGCAACCGCGTACTGCGCTACGGCATGATGCGCGACCTGGTCCTGGGGCTGGAAGCGGTGCTGCCTGACGGCACCGTCGTTTCCTCGCTCAACAGGATGCAGAAGAACAATGCCGGCTTCGACCTGAAGCAGCTTTTCATCGGCAGCGAGGGCACGCTGGGCGTCATCACCCGCCTGGTGCTGCGCCTGGCGCCCCGGCCCGCCAGCCAGAACACCGCGCTGTGCGCGCTGGCCGATTACGCCGCCGCCAGCCGGCTGCTGCGCCTGGCCCGCACGCGGCTCGGCCCGGCGCTGTCGGCGTTCGAGTTGATGTGGCCCGAGTTCTACGAACTCGCGCTGGCGCATGCCGCCCGCCAGGGACGCGGTGCCGCGCCCCTGGCCCACGGCCACGGGCTTTATCTGCTGATCGAGTCCTCGGGCTTCGAGCCGGAGCAGGACGCCGATCAGTTCACCTCCCTGATCGAGGCCGCCGTCGAGGAAGGGCTGGTCGAGGACGCCGCGCTGGCGCAGTCGCTGCGCGACACCCAGTCCTTCTGGGAACTGCGCGAATCCGGCAGCGACTTCCTGCCTGCGCTCGGCGCGCGCGTGGGGTTCGACATCAGCGTGCCCACGGCGCAGATCGGCGACTTCGTCGAAACCTGCCGCGAGCGCTTGCGAGCGCGCTGGCCGTCCTTGCGCAACATCGCCTTCGGCCATGCCGGCGACGGCAACGTCCACTTCATCGTGCAGGTGGACGACCGGCCGCTGCCGGTGCACGAGATCGAGGAAACGGTCTACGGCTGCGTGCAGGCAAGAGGCGGCTCCATCGCCGCCGAGCACGGCGTCGGGCTGCACAAGCGGCCGTTCCTGCACTATTCCCGTTCCGCCGCCGAGATCGCGCTGATGCGTACGATCAAGGCCGCGGTGGATCCGCTGGGAATCATGAATCCGGGGAAAGTGGTGGCGCGAGACGGCCAGCCGCGCGCCTCGGTGTCTTAG
- a CDS encoding ABC transporter permease, giving the protein MKRLALQVSAVVAFFLIWKGYVHFFDVSPLVLPAPELVVVALFRLLGSTDTYYHLGITLTECLGGFLFAIVFGTVVGQLLGRVAILDTVFKPFVIALQVTPKVALIPLFILWFGFGLESKIIVSAVLAFFPVFANSYLGAKSVDRGLSEVFTVGRARQSRRFRLLVIPSSLPYILTGMEMAIVLAIIGAVVGEFVAGTRGLGYLATIKLQELEVDTLFAVVLLLAAIGFSLYFAVGSLRKVMIPWHESANRVAI; this is encoded by the coding sequence ATGAAACGACTCGCGCTACAAGTATCCGCCGTCGTGGCCTTCTTCCTGATCTGGAAGGGATACGTGCATTTCTTCGACGTCTCGCCGCTGGTGCTGCCGGCGCCCGAACTGGTGGTGGTGGCCCTGTTCCGCCTGCTCGGTTCCACCGACACCTACTACCACCTGGGCATCACGCTGACCGAGTGCCTCGGCGGCTTCCTGTTCGCCATCGTGTTCGGCACCGTCGTCGGACAGCTCCTGGGCCGCGTCGCCATCCTCGACACGGTGTTCAAGCCCTTCGTGATCGCCTTGCAGGTCACGCCCAAGGTCGCGCTGATCCCGCTGTTCATCCTGTGGTTCGGCTTCGGGCTGGAGTCCAAGATCATCGTCTCGGCGGTGCTGGCTTTCTTCCCCGTGTTCGCCAACAGCTACCTGGGCGCCAAATCGGTGGACCGCGGGCTGTCCGAGGTGTTCACCGTGGGCCGCGCCAGGCAGTCGCGGCGTTTCCGGCTGCTGGTCATTCCCAGCTCGCTGCCCTACATCCTGACCGGGATGGAAATGGCCATCGTGCTGGCCATCATCGGCGCGGTGGTGGGCGAGTTCGTGGCCGGCACGCGCGGCCTGGGCTACCTGGCCACCATCAAGCTGCAGGAGCTGGAAGTCGACACGCTGTTCGCGGTCGTACTGCTGCTGGCGGCCATCGGCTTCTCGCTGTATTTCGCCGTCGGCTCGCTGCGCAAGGTGATGATCCCCTGGCACGAGTCCGCCAACAGGGTCGCCATCTGA
- a CDS encoding ABC transporter ATP-binding protein, with translation MADNIVRAVPPAGNVHALNASRGTVVRVDGVSKRFDTKSGTVQALAGIRQSIGAGEFVAIVGPSGCGKSTLLRILCGLEEPTEGRIDWGREGQAPRMGVAFQDHRLLPWLSIEQNIMLPRLMQGRASAADIDRALALCKLVGLTGFEKRRPAELSGGMKQRASVARALFTDPELLLLDEPFGALDALTREQITADTERIWTEQGFAALLITHSISEAVHLADRVIVMSARPGRVVAEFKIDLPRPRTEALGSPEFGKLCSDIRKKLEL, from the coding sequence ATGGCTGACAACATCGTGCGCGCGGTACCGCCGGCCGGTAACGTGCATGCGCTGAACGCCAGCCGCGGAACGGTGGTCCGCGTGGATGGCGTGTCCAAGCGCTTCGACACCAAGTCGGGTACCGTCCAGGCCCTGGCGGGCATCCGCCAGTCCATCGGCGCGGGCGAGTTCGTCGCCATCGTCGGACCCTCGGGCTGCGGCAAGTCGACCTTGCTGCGCATCCTGTGCGGCCTGGAAGAGCCCACCGAGGGCCGGATCGACTGGGGCCGGGAAGGCCAGGCGCCGCGCATGGGCGTGGCGTTCCAGGACCACCGCCTGCTGCCCTGGCTCAGCATCGAGCAGAACATCATGCTGCCGCGGCTCATGCAGGGCCGGGCCTCGGCCGCCGACATCGACCGCGCGCTCGCGCTGTGCAAGCTGGTCGGCCTGACCGGCTTCGAGAAGCGTCGTCCGGCCGAGCTGTCGGGCGGCATGAAGCAGCGCGCCTCGGTGGCGCGCGCGCTGTTCACCGATCCCGAACTGCTGCTGCTGGACGAGCCGTTCGGCGCGCTGGACGCGCTTACGCGCGAACAGATCACGGCCGATACCGAACGCATCTGGACCGAACAGGGATTCGCCGCGCTGCTGATCACCCATTCGATCAGCGAAGCCGTGCACCTGGCCGATCGCGTGATCGTCATGTCGGCCCGCCCCGGCCGCGTGGTGGCCGAATTCAAGATCGACCTGCCGCGTCCCCGCACGGAAGCCCTGGGTTCGCCCGAGTTCGGCAAGCTGTGCAGCGACATCCGGAAAAAGCTGGAGCTCTGA
- a CDS encoding ABC transporter substrate-binding protein — MKRREFLGSAAAAAATLLPLPGLVSVVHAQGKGKLTFLTPSSFSLAFSPVLYASVAGHFAKEGLDLKVEAGRGAAQVVQLTAAKQVQTGRTGGANYMMARVNSNAPVIAIATIAQRSPFAVISSKDAPIRTPQDLAGKVIGVQSAGGSMEATLDLMLMRAKVDPKSVRRERVADSAASFGMIQSKRVQGFLGNASSAIRLTAQNFPVSTMQMDDGVPGQVYLAEEAELAANKDAFVAFLRAAYRSAQELIAMDDAALQKAVALMRGKYDIPGSDNTPIALADMRANRELWATANPKQVLRCNEAQWTEGESLLRQAGLLKQPTTKPLYTNDIWEAANG, encoded by the coding sequence ATGAAACGTCGTGAATTCCTCGGCAGCGCTGCTGCCGCTGCCGCCACGCTGCTGCCGCTGCCGGGCCTGGTGTCCGTGGTGCACGCCCAGGGCAAGGGCAAGCTGACCTTCCTGACGCCGTCGTCGTTCTCGCTGGCCTTCTCGCCGGTGCTGTACGCATCGGTGGCCGGCCATTTCGCCAAGGAAGGCCTGGACCTGAAGGTCGAGGCCGGACGCGGCGCCGCCCAGGTCGTGCAGTTGACCGCTGCCAAGCAGGTGCAGACCGGCCGCACCGGCGGCGCCAACTATATGATGGCGCGCGTCAACAGCAACGCCCCGGTCATCGCCATTGCCACCATCGCCCAGCGTTCGCCGTTCGCGGTGATCTCGTCCAAGGACGCCCCGATCCGCACGCCGCAAGACCTGGCGGGCAAGGTCATCGGCGTGCAGTCGGCCGGCGGCTCGATGGAAGCCACGCTGGACCTGATGCTGATGCGCGCCAAGGTCGATCCCAAGTCGGTGCGCCGCGAGCGGGTAGCCGATTCCGCCGCCTCCTTCGGCATGATCCAGTCCAAGCGCGTGCAAGGCTTCCTGGGCAATGCCAGCTCGGCCATCCGGCTGACCGCGCAGAACTTCCCCGTCTCCACCATGCAGATGGACGACGGCGTGCCGGGGCAGGTCTACCTGGCCGAGGAAGCCGAACTGGCCGCCAACAAGGACGCGTTCGTGGCCTTCCTGCGTGCCGCCTATCGCTCGGCCCAGGAACTGATCGCGATGGACGACGCGGCGTTGCAAAAGGCCGTGGCCCTGATGCGTGGCAAGTACGATATCCCCGGGTCGGACAACACGCCGATCGCGCTGGCCGACATGCGCGCCAACCGCGAGCTGTGGGCGACCGCGAACCCCAAGCAGGTCCTGCGCTGCAACGAAGCGCAGTGGACCGAGGGCGAGTCGCTGCTGCGCCAGGCCGGCCTGCTCAAGCAGCCGACCACCAAGCCGCTGTACACCAACGACATCTGGGAGGCCGCCAATGGCTGA
- the thiS gene encoding sulfur carrier protein ThiS: MNIVLNGEPRTIEAASSVADLIQALGYAGKRVAIERNGEIVPRSAHQHTLIANGDRLEIVVAVGGG; encoded by the coding sequence ATGAATATCGTATTGAACGGGGAACCGCGCACCATCGAGGCAGCCTCCTCGGTGGCCGATCTGATCCAGGCGCTGGGCTACGCGGGCAAGCGCGTGGCCATCGAGCGCAACGGCGAGATCGTCCCGCGCAGCGCGCACCAGCACACCCTCATCGCCAATGGCGACCGGCTCGAAATCGTCGTCGCCGTCGGCGGAGGCTAG
- the trmB gene encoding tRNA (guanosine(46)-N7)-methyltransferase TrmB → MTTPSPALPIPADPALAGGELPKATRPGTHIRSFVHRRGHITLSQKEALETLTDTWSLPYTDRHISFAQVFGREAPTVLEIGFGMGETTERIALAQPERNFLGVEVFNAGVGAMLRRIEDSGLRNVRIVQHDAVEVMRDMIPPASLAGVHIYFPDPWPKKRHHKRRLIQPAFIELLASRLAPGAYLHCATDWQPYAEQMLEVLSGESQLCNTCEGYAERPAWRPQTKFETRGLRLGHGVWDLIFERPPASRYSPRADA, encoded by the coding sequence ATGACCACTCCTTCTCCCGCCCTGCCCATTCCGGCCGATCCGGCCCTGGCCGGCGGCGAACTGCCCAAGGCCACGCGGCCGGGCACCCACATCCGCAGCTTCGTCCACCGCCGCGGCCACATCACGCTCAGCCAGAAAGAAGCGCTCGAGACCCTGACCGACACCTGGTCCCTGCCCTACACGGACCGCCACATCTCGTTCGCCCAGGTGTTCGGCCGCGAGGCGCCCACCGTGCTGGAGATCGGCTTCGGCATGGGCGAGACCACCGAGCGGATCGCCCTGGCCCAGCCCGAGCGCAACTTCCTGGGCGTGGAAGTGTTCAACGCCGGCGTGGGCGCCATGCTCCGGCGCATCGAGGATTCGGGCCTGCGCAACGTGCGCATCGTCCAGCACGACGCGGTGGAAGTCATGCGCGACATGATTCCGCCGGCCTCGCTGGCGGGCGTGCACATCTACTTTCCCGATCCCTGGCCCAAGAAGCGGCACCACAAGCGGCGCCTGATCCAGCCCGCCTTCATCGAGCTGCTGGCCAGCCGCCTGGCGCCTGGCGCCTATCTGCATTGCGCGACCGACTGGCAGCCGTATGCCGAACAGATGCTGGAAGTGCTGAGCGGCGAGTCGCAGTTGTGCAATACCTGCGAAGGCTATGCCGAGCGCCCGGCCTGGCGGCCGCAGACCAAGTTCGAGACCCGCGGCCTGCGGCTGGGCCACGGCGTATGGGACCTGATCTTCGAACGCCCGCCCGCCTCCCGCTATTCTCCTCGCGCCGATGCCTGA
- a CDS encoding helix-turn-helix domain-containing protein, with product MIRSISRGLAVLRAMNARMHSTLADLHRDTGLPKPTVFRILETLRDEGYVREVDARGSYQLTGKVRDLSDGCSERLLIVDAAIPCMIRTTRRIKWPLGLSTLDGDRMAVRYSTMPYSPLAYLPTTYGRRHPMTQSSVGLAYLAFCSEPERRFLLPEGAPAELQAVLDATRARGYAVRQPTAEWESATCAVPVAEDGELLAVLSMTTFGSTMTRDFLDRHIPILRQTALEILAAHAPLRHMDQADEGPSAPVPANASISSGE from the coding sequence ATGATACGGTCCATCTCCCGGGGACTGGCGGTATTGCGCGCGATGAACGCGCGCATGCATTCCACGCTGGCGGACCTGCACCGGGACACGGGCCTGCCCAAGCCCACCGTCTTCCGCATCCTGGAAACGCTGCGGGATGAAGGCTATGTACGCGAGGTCGACGCCCGCGGCAGCTATCAATTGACCGGCAAGGTACGCGACCTGAGCGACGGCTGCTCGGAACGGCTGCTGATCGTGGACGCGGCCATTCCCTGCATGATCCGGACCACGCGCCGGATCAAGTGGCCGCTGGGGCTGTCGACCCTGGACGGCGACCGCATGGCCGTGCGCTACAGCACCATGCCCTACAGCCCCCTGGCCTACCTGCCCACCACGTACGGGCGCCGCCATCCGATGACGCAATCCTCGGTCGGGCTGGCCTACCTGGCCTTCTGTTCCGAACCCGAACGGCGCTTCCTGCTGCCCGAGGGAGCCCCGGCGGAACTCCAGGCCGTCCTGGACGCCACGCGGGCCCGCGGCTACGCGGTCCGGCAACCCACCGCGGAGTGGGAAAGCGCGACCTGCGCCGTGCCGGTGGCCGAGGACGGCGAACTGCTGGCCGTGCTGAGCATGACCACCTTCGGCTCCACGATGACCCGGGACTTCCTGGACCGCCACATCCCCATCCTGCGGCAGACCGCCCTGGAGATCCTGGCGGCCCATGCGCCGCTGCGGCACATGGATCAGGCCGACGAAGGCCCCAGCGCGCCGGTGCCGGCCAACGCCTCGATCTCTTCCGGCGAATAA
- a CDS encoding CaiB/BaiF CoA-transferase family protein, with translation MSDPSASGARRALSGIRVLDLTSAVVGPYAAKIMADHGADVIKVEAADGDVIRWIAGPSPTPGMSGKFMHLNRGKRSIVLDLKQPRGREAVMRLVARADVLLINMRPQAVERLGLDYGSVARANPRLVYCAMVGFGPGPYRDTPAYDSIIQGGAGVAALSEMATGQPRYVPYVVADRTVGLMALNAVMMALFQRERTGEGQCVEVPMFENMAALMLSEHLYGATFEPPLSPPGDLRLIDPQASPVKTSDGYVCLTTNTDAQAFALMRAMGHPEMQTDPRFSTKQARAAHSREYFGIRAEAIARRTTAEWLALLKEADIPAMPYNTLDSLRSDPHIVASGLLREVDHPTEGKMWDLADPTRMSGRDDAPSRPAPKLGEHGAEILAEAGYSPEEIEALAGTGALGPSSA, from the coding sequence ATGTCCGATCCTTCCGCTTCCGGCGCCCGGCGCGCCCTGTCCGGCATTCGTGTCCTCGATCTCACCTCGGCGGTGGTCGGGCCGTATGCCGCCAAGATCATGGCCGACCACGGCGCCGACGTGATCAAGGTCGAGGCGGCCGACGGCGACGTCATCCGCTGGATTGCCGGGCCTTCCCCCACGCCCGGCATGTCGGGCAAGTTCATGCACCTGAACCGGGGCAAGCGCAGCATCGTGCTCGACCTGAAGCAGCCGCGCGGCCGCGAGGCCGTGATGCGGCTGGTCGCGCGCGCCGACGTGCTGCTGATCAACATGCGCCCGCAGGCGGTCGAGCGCCTGGGGCTGGACTACGGCAGCGTGGCGCGCGCCAACCCCCGGCTGGTGTATTGCGCGATGGTGGGCTTCGGCCCGGGGCCGTACCGCGACACGCCCGCCTACGATTCCATCATCCAGGGCGGGGCGGGCGTGGCCGCGCTGTCCGAGATGGCGACCGGCCAGCCGCGCTACGTGCCCTACGTCGTGGCCGACCGCACCGTGGGCCTGATGGCGCTCAATGCCGTCATGATGGCGCTGTTCCAGCGCGAGCGCACCGGCGAAGGCCAGTGCGTGGAAGTGCCCATGTTCGAGAACATGGCGGCCCTGATGCTGAGCGAGCATCTGTACGGCGCGACCTTCGAGCCGCCGCTGTCTCCGCCCGGCGACCTGCGCCTGATCGATCCGCAGGCCAGTCCCGTCAAGACGTCGGACGGCTACGTCTGCCTGACGACCAACACCGATGCCCAGGCCTTCGCGCTGATGCGCGCCATGGGGCATCCCGAGATGCAGACCGATCCGCGCTTCAGTACCAAGCAGGCCCGCGCCGCCCATAGCCGCGAGTACTTCGGCATCCGGGCCGAGGCGATCGCTCGCCGCACGACCGCCGAGTGGCTGGCCCTGCTGAAGGAAGCGGACATTCCGGCCATGCCCTACAACACGCTGGACAGCCTGCGCTCGGATCCGCACATCGTGGCTTCCGGCCTGCTGCGCGAAGTCGATCATCCCACCGAGGGGAAGATGTGGGACCTGGCCGATCCCACCCGCATGAGCGGCCGGGACGACGCGCCATCCCGGCCGGCGCCCAAGCTGGGCGAACACGGCGCCGAGATCCTGGCCGAGGCGGGTTATTCGCCGGAAGAGATCGAGGCGTTGGCCGGCACCGGCGCGCTGGGGCCTTCGTCGGCCTGA
- a CDS encoding IscS subfamily cysteine desulfurase — protein sequence MPQAPMRLPVYMDYSATTPVDPRVVDAMVPYLYEKFGNPASRSHAYGWEAEEAVEAARGHVAALLNADPREIVWTSGATEGNNLAIKGAANFYAERGKHIITVKTEHKAVLDTFRELERQGFEATYLDVDEDGLLPLERLEAAIRPDTILVSVMLVNNEIGVIQDVEAIGKLCRERGVLYHCDAVQGAGKVPIDVQSFPVDLLTVTAHKLYGPKGIGALYVRRKPRVRIEAQMHGGGHERGMRSGTLATHQIVGMGEAFRLARLEMQLESARVGKLRDRLLAGLSEMQEVYVNGSLEHRVPHNLNMSFNFVEGESLIMAIKDVAVSSGSACTSASLEPSFVLRALGRSDELAHSSIRFTLGRFTTEQEVDFVVDLIKGKVAKLRELSPLWEMYQDGVDLSTIQWAAH from the coding sequence ATGCCCCAAGCCCCCATGCGCCTTCCCGTCTACATGGACTACAGCGCCACGACGCCGGTCGATCCGCGCGTCGTCGACGCCATGGTGCCCTATCTGTACGAGAAGTTCGGCAATCCCGCCTCGCGCAGCCACGCCTATGGCTGGGAGGCCGAGGAAGCGGTCGAGGCCGCGCGCGGCCACGTCGCGGCGCTGCTGAACGCCGATCCGCGCGAGATCGTCTGGACCTCGGGCGCCACCGAAGGCAACAACCTCGCCATCAAGGGCGCGGCGAATTTCTACGCCGAGCGCGGCAAACACATCATTACCGTCAAGACCGAGCACAAGGCGGTCCTGGACACCTTCCGCGAACTCGAGCGCCAGGGCTTCGAGGCCACCTACCTGGACGTGGACGAGGACGGCCTGCTGCCGCTCGAGCGCCTGGAGGCGGCCATCCGCCCCGACACCATCCTGGTCTCGGTCATGCTGGTCAACAACGAGATCGGCGTGATCCAGGACGTGGAAGCCATCGGCAAGCTCTGTCGCGAGCGCGGCGTGCTGTATCACTGCGACGCCGTGCAGGGCGCGGGCAAGGTACCCATCGATGTCCAGTCCTTCCCGGTCGACCTGTTGACGGTGACCGCGCACAAGCTCTACGGCCCCAAGGGCATCGGCGCCCTGTACGTGCGGCGCAAGCCGCGGGTGCGCATCGAGGCGCAGATGCACGGCGGCGGCCACGAGCGCGGCATGCGCTCGGGCACGCTGGCCACGCATCAGATCGTCGGCATGGGCGAAGCCTTCCGCCTGGCCAGGCTGGAAATGCAGCTGGAGTCGGCGCGCGTCGGCAAGCTGCGCGACCGGCTGCTGGCGGGACTGTCCGAGATGCAGGAAGTCTATGTGAACGGCAGCCTCGAACACCGCGTGCCGCACAACCTCAACATGAGCTTCAACTTCGTCGAAGGCGAGTCGCTCATCATGGCGATCAAGGACGTCGCCGTCTCGTCGGGGTCGGCCTGCACCTCGGCGTCGCTGGAGCCTTCCTTCGTGCTGCGCGCCCTGGGCCGCAGCGACGAACTGGCACACAGCTCCATCCGCTTCACGCTGGGCCGCTTCACCACCGAGCAGGAAGTCGATTTCGTCGTCGATCTGATCAAGGGCAAGGTCGCCAAGCTGCGCGAGCTCAGCCCGCTGTGGGAGATGTACCAGGACGGCGTGGACCTGAGCACCATCCAGTGGGCCGCCCACTAA
- a CDS encoding VOC family protein, with product MAVSALPSLSHFGIYVHDVERMVAFYTRVFGLKETDRGEGSTFRNTLVFLSARPEQHHQLVLASGRPADATFSTVMQMSFKVPAIDDLRRIHRDALAQGATGMRGLNHGNALSIYFSDIEGNTVEVYMDTPYHVAQPHGDPLDLDLPDSVLLEQTERLCRQDPTFMPREEWERRFVASLG from the coding sequence ATGGCGGTATCGGCATTGCCCAGCTTGTCCCATTTCGGCATCTACGTGCACGACGTGGAGCGCATGGTGGCTTTCTACACGCGGGTGTTCGGCCTGAAGGAGACCGACCGGGGCGAGGGATCCACGTTCCGCAACACCCTGGTCTTCCTGAGCGCGCGGCCCGAGCAGCACCATCAGCTCGTGCTGGCATCGGGCCGGCCCGCGGACGCTACCTTCAGCACCGTGATGCAGATGTCGTTCAAGGTGCCGGCCATCGACGACCTGCGGCGCATCCACCGCGATGCCCTGGCCCAGGGCGCGACCGGCATGCGCGGCCTGAACCACGGCAACGCGCTGTCCATCTATTTTTCGGACATCGAGGGCAATACCGTCGAGGTCTATATGGATACTCCCTACCACGTGGCCCAGCCGCATGGCGATCCGCTCGACCTGGACCTGCCCGATTCCGTGCTGCTGGAGCAGACCGAACGCCTGTGCCGGCAGGACCCGACCTTCATGCCGCGCGAGGAATGGGAGCGTCGCTTCGTCGCGTCGCTGGGCTAG
- a CDS encoding amino acid synthesis family protein, giving the protein MPLVAVRKTQLSIETILHERGPAAATPLRVGTALAVVANPYAGRYEPDLLPFMQALRELGRNLSRQLADALGGAANVQAYGKGAIVGEDGELEHGAVWHEAGGWAMREVLGERKAIVPAAKTIGHAGTRLMIPLGHTQAAFVRSHFGVAEMTLWDAPRRDEILFGLAMATGGRVHARLGGLAARDVQGHDGLR; this is encoded by the coding sequence ATGCCGCTCGTTGCCGTTCGCAAGACCCAGTTGTCCATCGAAACCATCCTGCACGAACGCGGCCCCGCGGCGGCGACGCCGCTGCGGGTGGGCACGGCGCTGGCCGTGGTCGCCAACCCCTACGCAGGCCGCTACGAGCCCGACCTGCTGCCCTTCATGCAGGCGCTGCGCGAGCTGGGGCGCAACCTGTCGCGCCAGTTGGCCGACGCGTTGGGCGGGGCCGCGAACGTGCAAGCCTATGGCAAGGGCGCGATCGTGGGCGAGGATGGTGAACTGGAACACGGCGCCGTCTGGCACGAGGCGGGAGGCTGGGCCATGCGCGAAGTGCTGGGCGAGCGCAAGGCCATCGTGCCCGCCGCCAAGACCATCGGCCACGCGGGAACGCGGCTGATGATCCCGCTGGGCCATACCCAGGCAGCCTTCGTGCGCAGCCATTTCGGCGTGGCCGAGATGACCCTGTGGGATGCACCGCGGCGCGACGAGATCCTGTTCGGCCTGGCGATGGCCACGGGAGGGCGCGTCCATGCGCGGCTGGGCGGGCTGGCTGCCCGGGACGTACAGGGCCACGACGGCCTGCGCTGA